A single Vulcanisaeta distributa DSM 14429 DNA region contains:
- the rhmD gene encoding L-rhamnonate dehydratase → MKIKDVRAYVVKGGGADYHDQSPNHWILGYIATPISIYPEYRASRASWGLNVLGSLIVEVEDSRGEVGFGVSTGGYPAAWIVENHLKRFVVGKYVGEMEKTWDQMFKATIFYGRRGLVMNAISAVDLALWDLAGKVRGLPVYDLLGGPVRDEIVFYATGPRPDIAKKKGFIGGKLPLKHGPADGIEGLKENVRIFKEWREQLGDDFLLMYDCWMSLDLPYAMRLVSELKPYGLYWIEEPFIPDDYWSYGALAQILPPTLLASGEHESTLHGFRMLLEAGKVNVIQPDITWVGGITPMIKISALAEAYGAYVIPHGSSVYGYHFIITRVNSPFAEYLVVSPDATEIIPQFSPLLLNEPTPENGRIKLSRKPGFGVELNRKIELVRVK, encoded by the coding sequence GACGTCAGAGCTTACGTAGTTAAAGGTGGAGGTGCTGACTATCATGATCAATCACCGAATCACTGGATCCTCGGCTACATAGCAACACCAATATCGATATACCCAGAATATAGGGCAAGTAGAGCATCGTGGGGTTTAAACGTACTTGGCTCGTTAATTGTTGAAGTTGAGGATTCGAGAGGTGAGGTTGGCTTTGGCGTGAGCACCGGTGGTTATCCAGCTGCTTGGATAGTGGAGAACCATTTAAAGAGGTTCGTCGTTGGTAAGTATGTAGGTGAAATGGAGAAAACCTGGGATCAGATGTTTAAGGCCACGATATTCTATGGCAGGAGAGGGCTCGTCATGAATGCGATATCTGCGGTTGACCTTGCCCTATGGGATTTAGCGGGAAAAGTTAGGGGTCTGCCCGTTTACGACCTACTCGGCGGTCCCGTCAGAGATGAGATAGTGTTCTACGCAACCGGCCCTAGACCCGATATTGCAAAGAAGAAGGGCTTCATAGGTGGTAAGTTACCACTTAAGCATGGACCTGCCGATGGTATAGAGGGATTGAAGGAGAACGTGAGGATATTCAAGGAATGGAGGGAGCAACTTGGTGATGATTTCCTGCTTATGTATGATTGTTGGATGAGTTTAGACTTGCCATATGCTATGAGACTTGTAAGCGAGTTGAAGCCGTACGGTCTTTATTGGATTGAAGAACCGTTTATACCAGATGATTATTGGTCATACGGTGCCCTCGCTCAGATATTACCACCAACTTTACTAGCCAGCGGTGAACATGAATCAACACTTCACGGCTTTAGAATGCTTCTCGAGGCCGGTAAAGTAAATGTTATTCAACCAGACATAACCTGGGTCGGCGGCATAACGCCAATGATAAAAATATCAGCCCTCGCAGAGGCATACGGCGCGTATGTGATACCCCACGGTTCAAGCGTGTACGGCTATCACTTCATAATAACTAGGGTTAATAGCCCATTTGCTGAGTACCTCGTTGTATCTCCAGACGCTACAGAAATAATTCCCCAATTTAGTCCATTATTACTTAACGAACCAACCCCAGAAAATGGACGAATTAAGCTTAGTAGGAAGCCTGGCTTTGGAGTTGAGCTTAATAGAAAGATTGAGTTGGTAAGGGTAAAATAA